In Lacerta agilis isolate rLacAgi1 chromosome 8, rLacAgi1.pri, whole genome shotgun sequence, one genomic interval encodes:
- the IL17C gene encoding interleukin-17C, giving the protein MRSLLLALILLAWAEAKRMGGHHRHCFAAEDVQEGYVPSLFRSRATRWERQAPVHLVPYVEGEEASPRRQRRHHETSCPDLKVQGTLNREIHERSISPWTYRIDEDEDRYPRKLSIAECLCKGCIDVKTGEEVTSLNSVPVFQNMMVLRRKPCQHDSEATGFTFEVKYIDVPVACACVLPRYSS; this is encoded by the exons ATG CGGTCCCTTTTGCTTGCCCTGATTCTCCTTGCGTGGGCAGAGGCCAAGCGAATGGGTGGCCACCACCGACACTGCTTTGCCGCAGAGGATGTGCAGGAAGGGTACGTGCCCTCGCTGTTCCGGAGCAGGGCCACACGGTGGGAACGCCAAGCTCCTGTGCATCTCGTGCCCTACGTGGAGGGTGAAGAGGCCAGTCCACGGAGGCAGCGGAGGCACCACGAGACCAGCTGCCCCGATCTGAAGGTCCAGGGCACTCTGAACAGAGAAATCCACGAGCGCTCCATCTCACCATGGACATACCG TATTGATGAAGATGAGGACCGCTATCCGCGCAAACTGTCCATTGCAGAGTGTCTCTGCAAAGGATGCATTGATGTCAAGACAGGAGAAGAGGTGACCTCGCTCAACTCTGTGCCAGTGTTCCAGAACATGATGGTGCTGCGACGCAAGCCATGCCAACACGACAGCGAGGCTACTGGCTTTACCTTTGAAGTGAAGTACATTGATGTGCCCGTAGCCTGTGCCTGCGTCCTCCCCCGATACAGCAGCTGA